A region from the Rosa rugosa chromosome 6, drRosRugo1.1, whole genome shotgun sequence genome encodes:
- the LOC133716307 gene encoding chromatin remodeling protein EBS-like yields the protein MWQMRKRRQRPKPVTLRDQFSVEVGDDVLVRNKESNKLWVAHILRMTKIKGRISVEVRWYYRMEEILSKAPSFIGDKEFIISDHYGFVDGETISEKCRVHTFSAYQGISSDKLEENDYYWRFEYSPVLHKFKEVSVPVYWECQLPENPDKMMVMCSNCDKWYHRECVNLQESDPDKLSEMDFCCPTCTSLLNI from the exons ATGTGGCAGATGAGAAAGAGGAGACAGCGTCCGAAACCTGTCACTTTAAGGGATCAATTTTCTGTCGAAGTTGGCGATGATGTTCTTGTTAGAAATAAAGAATCAAATAAATTATGGGTGGCACACATCCTGCGTATGACCAAAATTAAAGGCAGAATTTCGGTGGAGGTGAGGTGGTACTATCGCATGGAGGAAATCTTAAGCAAAGCCCCTAGTTTCATTGGAGACAAGGAGTTCATCATCTCTGATCATTATGGTTTTGTGGATGGTGAAACTATTAGTGAAAAATGTAGGGTACACACTTTCTCTGCGTACCAAGGCATCAGTAGCGATAAACTGGAAGAGAATGATTACTATTGGCGATTTGAGTATTCTCCTGTGTTACATAAGTTCAAGGAAGTTTCTGTTCCTGT gTATTGGGAGTGTCAGCTGCCTGAGAACCCAGATAAAATGATGGTGATGTGTTCCAACTGCGACAAGTG GTACCATCGTGAATGTGTGAACTTGCAGGAGTCAGATCCAGATAAATTGAGCGAGATGGATTTTTGTTGCCCTACGTGTACAAGTTTGTTGAATATATGA